The genomic segment CCGCCTTACTGGCCTCACCGCAAAACAGCAGCGTGACCTTACGAATGCTGTTAAGCGCGCAAGGATCGTAGCTTTGCTGCCTTTTGTGAACCCCGAGGGTTGATTCCTGGCCACTGTTGACTGCAAACCGGGAGATCTGGTCGGCATCAGCGACCTCAAATCATCTCAACTTGCGGTCGTGCTTGCCGTTCAAGGCAGCAAACGTCGTTTAAGCGTTGGTTTTCGAGGCAAGGAACAAGTTGTTCCAGCCCGGACCATCGATTTAATTCACCCCCTATCTGGTGACCTTGATCCGTCAGCTCGGCTGGGGGTTTTCCCATGGACATTCAACCAGCAAGACCTTAATCAATCCAGTCCCAACTGTCGCGACTGGGGCGAAGCATGGGTCCTGATTTTGGAATCATCTGAGACTGTTGATCTCGCTGAATTTGCTGAGTTGGCCTGCGGGTCAGATGCTGCAGTTCACAAAGCTGCCTGTTGGCTGGCTTTGCATGCAGACCAGGATTTTTTCCGCTGGAAGCAGGGTGCGGTTCAAGCAAGGCCCGCTTCCGAGATCCGCAGCCGACGTGCTGAACGGCGCATGCAGATCAAAGCCGAACGCAGAAGTAAGCGTTGGATCCAGGTCTTGAAGTCACGTCAACCAGTGGTCTTCAATTCGCTTGATCCTCTTCACCAGTCATGGATTAAGTGCATGCAAGAGCTGGTGGGCGAAGGCGTTGAAGAGGGCCGACTCGATGCTCAGCTGTTGCAGTCACTGAAAACCGCGCGCGTAGAAGCCAATGCCAGGGAGCTCCGTCATCTGCTGATTCAGCTTGGCCAGTGGGATGAGCATCAACCTGCATCGATCGCGGGTACGCCCTGGAGCAGTGGATTCAGTGAAAATCTGCTGCTGGAGGCAAGGCAGCTTGTCGAACACAGCGACGAGACGTTTCCGGGAGACGAGAACAGACTTGACCTCACAACTCAGGCCTGCGTCACCATCGACGACGTTGAGACGAGTGACATTGACGATGCCATTGCTCTGGAACGTCGTCGAGACGGATCCGAACGTCTCTGGATCCATATCGCCGATCCAGGTCGATTGATCCCCGAAGGTTCACCCTTGGATCTTGAGGCTCGCCGCCGAGGCAGCAGCCTATATCTCTCGAGGGGCAATCTTCCAATGTTCCCCGCCGAGCTCTCCACTGGGCCCTTCAGTCTCAGGGCAGGCCAGCGTAACCCTGCCTGGAGCACCTGGGTGGATCTCGATAAGTACGGCGATATCAGCGATTTCGGGATCCTGCGCAGCTGGGTCACCCCCCGTTACCGCCTCACCTATGACGATGCCGATGAGCTGATTGATTTCGCTCCACCTGAAGAGGCAGATCTTTCGGATCTGCATCAGCTGCTGGAACGTCGACGACGTTGGCGGACTGATCAGGGCGCATTGCAGATGGATCTGCCAGAGGGTCGTATCAGATGCCGGGATGGTGAGCTGTCTGTGCAGGTCACGGAACCTGGTGCCGCGAGGACGATGGTGGCTGAGGCCATGATTCTTGCTGGTGCCGTTGCCGCCCGATTCGGATCCACTCACAACTTGGCGTTGCCCTATCGCAGTCAGCTTCCTGCCGAACTTCCTTCGTCAATGGAGCTTGAGCAGTTACCGGATGGAGCCGTACGATTTGCTGCCATCAAACGTTGCCTCAGCCGAGGTCTAATGGGAACTCAACCCTCACCTCATTTCAGTCTTGGTCTCAGCGCCTATGCCCAAGCCACCTCACCAATCAGGCGCTATGGAGATTTGGTTGTGCAACGCCAGATCGCTGCTGTGATCAACTCTCAAATCCCGCGCAGCATGGAGTCTATGCAAGAGCTGATTGACAGTTTCGATTCAGCTGTTCGCGAAGGGCTCACCATCGCAAGGGAAGATCAACGTCACTGGCAACAGGTTTGGTTCGAGCATCACCAGAACCACCAGTGGCCGGTGGATTTCCTGCGCTGGCTGAGACCTCAGGACCGGCTGGGGTTGGTTCGTCTTGATGATCTAGCCATGGATGTTGCCGCTGAGTGTCCTGCAGGATCACTACCAGGAGATGCTCTTGTGCTGCAGGTTGAACAAGTCGATTCTCAGTGTGACCAACTCAGGTTGCTTGCCTTGTCCCGTTGATCAGCGCAGTGAGGATGTACGAAACCAACCTCCCCAGGGATTGTGGCTGCCCTGCAACTCGACGCTTGTCGGTCTGTCGATCGCTTGAAGTCTGTCGTTCACCGCTGGTTCAAGGGTGATCAATTGGCAGGGCTCACTTGCTTCGCATTGAATTCTGTAGCCACCCTCGTTGTCTGGACTAACCGTTGCCCGCAGTGTTCTGCCTGAGTCCAATGTCTCCGGGTGGGCGGCTGTCAATGGTTTCTGATCCAGTGCTGATACTTGACGCTCAAACCACTGACTGTGATGCCACGGTGTGTCCCAGAGCGGTACGACTGCTGACGGAGCCATGGCGTCTCCGATCAGTCGATTCTGCACACTGCGCACCGACAGTTCAGAGGGTTGCCGATTGGATTCCACGGCGAGAGCGGAAGCGGCTCCTGCAGCTTGGCCAACATTCAGGATCAACGGTTGCAATCGGGTGGCGCCATTGGCCATGTGGCTCGTACTGAATGCCTTATCTGCTATTAGGAGATTGTCGACTGCATCACTCAGCAGAGCTCCGAAGGGTATGCAGAAGGGAGTTCCTGTCCAGCGACCTCCCCAACGACAACTTTTGGGAGCTAATGGCCAGTCATCCCCGGGGTAGTGATGGTCATTGGCGTAATTGCCCACCGCAATCGACTGCAAAATTGCACTGTCATTGACTGGTGGACCAAGGATGCAAACTCCTTCAGCTAGGGGGAGCAGATCCTGTTCAATGACCGTGGTGCGGCCAACCACGCGCCGGCCCTCGCGCCAGTAGGGCATAGCAGCGAGCCAGGGTGCTCGACTTTCAGCGCTGCTAGGAAATGCCTCGCCGAGTTGTAGCCATCCATCAGTGGCTTTGCGCAACTCATCGGCGAAGCAGAGACTGTGTTGCTGCATCTCGCTAAACAGTGCAGCCTCCTGATCTGGATCAGTCAGAAAGGCTCGCTCCAGTCCTCGGTGCCAGTCATTGCCGTGCAGTGGCCAATTAAGCATCACCAGTCCCGACGGTAAGCGGCCGTAGGTGATGGTTTTTTCCAGACCGAATGTGTCAGAGGCCCCATAAAAGGGGTCGGGTAGTTGAGAACCAATCGGATGATCACCTTGGCGTTGAGGATTTGGAAGCTGATCGCTCTGAAGCTGGCCCATCACCACCCAAGTCGGTGACTGCACGGGTTGATGTCTGAAAAAGGGATCGGTGGTCAAGCGTTGCCGTGATGGTGCACTGGGTTCCTGCCACTGTTCCTTGGGTTCCCAACCGAAACGGAACGGTGCATTCGCCAAAGGCAGCAAATCACCTCGATCGCTGCCATCGATGGCAACGCGGCACGTCACCCTGCGGATTTCTCCATCCACCTCAATGCGTAGGCCCGTGATCAGAGAGCCTGCACGCTCAACGCTCAGGAGTTGGCAACCAGGCCACCAAAGCAACCTGGGCTCCTGATGCAGCCAGTTTTGAAGGATCGACTCCGCTGTTTGCGGTCGGTAGCCGAAACAGCTCACCCAGTTGTGGTCCAGTCCTTCTGGTTCGCGTTGTTCCAGTTCATGCAGAAAAGCTCCCCAAAGCCCTGTCTGCCATGGGCTCAGTTCGTTGCCATCAGGACAGCACACCCCCGCTGCACTCACCATTCCGCCCAGCCATGCACCAGGGGTGAGTAGCAGGGTGCTGGCGCCGCCACGGGCCGCCTGAATCGCTGCTGCCGTGCCACCAGTTCCCCCTCCCCAGACCAACACATCCACCGAATCAATGCTGACGGTCATGGTCCTTTCCGTTCCCGTACGAGGAAGGTGCCCATAGTCTGCAGATTGTTTGACTGAGAAGCATTCCGCTGAATCAGATCCGACTTCGTCGCATGCGCCAGGCAGCGGGGTCACTCGTTCAGGGACCTGGAAAGAGGGTCGTTAAGATCCAGCCCCAGAGCCAGGGGCCAAAGGAGAGCGCCGAAGCGATGACTTACAGCCTCACAACCCCGCTCTACTACGTCAATGCCAAGCCGCATCTCGGCAGCACCTATACGACCATTGCCTGTGACGCTTTGGCTCGTTTCCAGCGTCTTGAGGGACATCAGGTTCTGTTTGTCACCGGCGTGGATGAGCATGGTCAGAAGATCCAGCGCACGGCTGAGGCTCGCAACATCAGCCCACAGGACCACTGTGATCTGATCAGTCGCGAATACATCGATCTCTGGTCGCGGTGGGAGATCAGTAACGACCGTTTTGTGCGAACCACAAGCGAGCGTCACCTGCCCCTAGTTCAGGAATTTTTCCATCGTTGTGAAGCCTCGGGTCACATTCGTAGCGGCCATCAGGAGGGTTGGTACTGCGTCGATTGTGAGGAATTTAAGGACGATCCTGCCGATGCTGAATCTCCTTGCTGTCCGACTCACCGCAAGCCCCTGGAATGGCGCGACGAAGAGAACCTGTTCTTCTGTCTTTCAAAGTTTCAAAAGCCCATCGAGTCACTGATCTCTACGCCTGGTTTCATCGCTCCAGCAAGTCGTCGCAAAGAGGTTGAAAATTTTGTGGCCGGTGGCCTGCGTGATTTCTCAATCTCTCGGGTGAATGTGTCCCATGGGCTTCCGGTCCCTGGCCACACCGGCCACACCTTTTACGTCTGGTTTGACGCTCTGCTCGGCTATTTGACAGCTCTGCTGGATGATGGAGGTTCAGTGGATCTGGATCGTCTCGGCAGTGCAGGCTGGCCGGTGAGCGTTCACGTGATCGGCAAGGACATCCTGCGTTTTCACGCTGTTTACTGGCCAGCGATGTTGATGTCGGCAGGTTTGCCATTACCCAAGAGCGTTTTCGGCCATGGCTTTCTGACCCGCGAAGGCCAGAAAATGGGCAAATCGCTGGGCAATGTGTTGGACCCTGAACTGTTACTTCAGCGCTGCGGTACCGATGCTGTGCGTTGGTATCTCCTTCGCGACATTCAGTTCGGTGATGACGGTGATTTCCAGCAGCAGCGGTTTGTGGATCTGGTCAATAACGATCTCGCCAACACGATCGGGAATCTGCTCAACCGCACCTCATCGATGTCCAGGAAATGGTTTGAGAATGCTCTGCCTCCTGTGGCTGAGACGGTTCGCGACGACCATGCACTTCGCAGCAAGGCAGAGCTGACGATTCAGCAGGTTCGGACGTCAATGCCGGAGCTCAATTTTCAAAAGGCTGCCGAAGCGGTGCTTCAGTTGGCAATCGACACCAATGGCTTCCTGAACGAACAGGCTCCCTGGAGTCAGATGAAGCAACCAGGTCAGGAAGTGCAGGTTGGTGAAGATCTTTATGCCGTTCTGGAATGTTCGCGGATTGTGGGCATTCTTTTGCAGCCGATCGTGCCTGATCTCAGTGAACGTATTCTCGCCCAGCTAGGTCTCTGCTCGATTTCAGGATCGTGGAATGACCATCTGAACTGGGGCAGGCTGGTTCCCGGATCTCCATTGCCTAAGCCGGAACCTGTCATGCAGAGGCTCGAGCTCGAATCACCACTTTGATGACCTTGACCCATGCCATCGGTCGCCTGAGAGGTGGTCTGCTGATCACCCTGATGCTCCTGTCAGGCTGTGTCAGTGAAAAACCCGCGTCTACGGTTCAGTCGCCACCCTTCGTGTTTCGATCCCTGAAACTCGAACAGAAGACCAAGCAAGGACTGATGGACTGGAGTCTGAACAGTCCTGAAGCTCGCTATGAGCTCAATCGTCGTCTTGTTCGTGCCCGCCAGCCTGTCGGTGTTCTCTACCGGAAGGGAAAACCATCATTCAGGGTGCAGTCGGATCTTGCTCTTGTCGTCAACGATGGCGAACAGATTCTGCTTGAGGGTGATGTCAGGCTGCAGCAACTCAATGGCTCCAAGCTTCTGATTCAGGGAGACCGTCTGCGTTGGCGTCCGCAGCAGGGGATTTTGCTCATTGAGCAGCGTCCAAGAGCTACTGACAAGGAGTCTCGAATCAGTGCCACTGAAGCGCAGCTTCTCCAGACCACCAACGACTTGACTCTCAAGGGTGTCGTCAAGCTTGAGCGTTGGTCTAAGGACTCCGATCCATCCAAACCGGATACGACACTTCAAACCGGGCTCGCCCAGTGGAATCTCGATTCCGGCGTGTTGAATGCCGAGGGTCCTGTTCTGGCACAGCGACGCGACCAGGAAGGAACAGTGCTTGAGCAGCTTCAGGGCATGAGTCTTCAGGGCAACACGCAAGCAGGTGACCTGATGGTGATGGCTCCGGTCGTTGTTCAGATGCCACGTCAGAAGGGGATTCTCAAGGCTCAGGACACCACGTGGAATTTCCGAACACAGATTGTGCGCAGCGATCAACCCTTCGAAGCGGAACTGGATCGCACCAGGATCTTTGGCAAAGCTTTTCAGGCTGAGCTGGAGGACAACACGGTTGTGATCAATGGTGATTGCAGGATTGAACAGCCGGGAGAATCGCTCGATGCGACCACCTGTCGCTGGAACTGGGAGACTGAGGACGTCCTTGCTGAGGGGAATGTGCTGTTAAAACGTGACGCCAACGATCAGTTGACCCGTGCCAGCAAGCTGGCGGGTCAGGTTGGCGAAAAAGGCAGGATCACCTTTACAGCTCCAGGTGGGAAGGTGGAATCCCAGGTCAGATTCCCTTCGGATCAGTCTGAGGATCAGAGTCCCCGACCACGGAAATCAGCTCCAGTTGAGTTCTGAGTCGTTCTGCCCAACCCGCCAGCCAGCGTTCATCCGAGCGGGTGAAGCATCGCTCTGACCAGCCACCAAGCACAATCCACCCCCGTTCTCCAAGCGGTTGAACCATCACCGCCGGCAGACCTGGTAGAACAGCATCAAATTCCTGACGGCCAGGGTATAAAGCAGTTCTGACCAGTGACACGAGGGCCTGCCGCTCAGTACTGCGGCGACAGATGTCACCCGGAGAGAACGGATCCTTGGTGATCAGCCCACGCCTGAGCAGCACTGTCTGGTCCCAGTTCACGAGGATCGTGGCGGCCGAGGTTGCTGTCAGAAACTGGTGGCTTCCCCAGGCCAGTTCAGTGCGCACACTTTCGGATAATCCGGCGGTGATCTCGAGACCCTGTTCGCCCTCAAGCTTGACTGCCTTGGGATTGCGCGGAATAGCCCGGGTCCAGAGCACCGCAACAAGCATCAAACCAACCGACGCCATCCCGGACAGGACTTCTGCTCGTTGCAAAGCGGGCGTGAGCGTCCCTGCAGTCACAGCATTGAAGATGGCGAGCCCCAGCACCAGCAGTCCGGAGATCAGGCAGAGTCGCGCGGAGCCTGGCATGGTCTCGAGAGTCCTGCGGTCAGAAGAGCTCACTCTTGCTCAAATGGGGCAGCACTGACCAGTGGTGATGACGGACGCAGAAGCTTTTGCCTCGATCGCCCTCGCTGCGGTGGCTTGCGACGGCACCCTTGGTCGTGAGGAAGCCCATGCCCTGCGACGATCACTGGAGTACCGCACTCCCTACAAAGATCGAACGGAACAGGAGATGGGTGCCCTGTTCGATCGGCTTCTGGTCACGCTCCGCGAACAGGGGGTGAACCAATTGGTCACTGAGGCACTGCCGGCCCTGACCCCTATCCAGCAGGAGACGGCATTGGCTGTGGCTGTTCAACTCACCCATGCCGATAGGGATGTTTCAGCTGCAGAACAGTCGTTCCTCAACCAACTCTGCGATCGTCTATCGCTTCCTGATGGCCGTGCTGTTGCTGTAATGGAGGCGATCACGGCCTTACATCGCGACAGCCTTTCCACCTGAAGGCAGACTGGCAGCCTCAATGCCCATGACCATGAAGCGTCTGAACCACCTCGTCGGAGGGATTCTGTCTGCTGTGTTCTGTCTTTTGCTCGCGGTTCCAGCGGCGCTGGCAGTCTCTGCTCAGGATTTTCCGCCGGCTCTGCCCGATGAAGTCGTGTTGGATTCAGCGGATGTGCTGAGCAGAGCCAGCAGGAATGAAATCAGTACACGTTTGCAGGAACTTAATCAGTTCCATGTCGATGCCCGTTTGGTGACATTGCGACGACTCGACTACGGACTCAGTCTTTCCGGTTTTGGTGACGAGCTTCTGGATCGCTGGGGGCAGGAATCCAACCTGACTGACCATCCACTGCTGATCTTCCTCGAGGAAACACAGAGCAAGCAGGCGACAGTTGTTGCGGCTAAGGAGTTGCTTGAACAATTGCCAGAGTCCCTGTTGCGCAGTACGGGACGGACGACCATGAGTCAGCCGTTACGCGATGGGGATCGCTTTCGACAGGCCACCCTCGACGGAGTCAGCCGAATCGAAATTGTTCTCAATGGGGGAGAGGATCCTGGTCCACCAGTGCAGCTGGAACGCACCTCGCTCCCCTCAAATATTCCTACCGCTGAGGAGACTGAAGACAGCAACGCCTTCACATGGGTTGTCGTTCTTCTAGTCGTCGGCACCATAGTACCTATGGCGACCTGGTGGATTTTCTCCAGCTAACGACACGATGGCAGGACGTAACTGGCTTGGGACCTTCGGCGGAACCAAATCTTTCAATGCAAATTCAGAACTGGATCGTGGTTACGAAGCCGCGCTTCTGATTCAAAGTCTCGAGCTTGAATATTACGGTGACCGCCCAATTCGTCCAGATCTTGAACTCTCCGTCCCAGCAACTGTTCAGGCCACGATCCTTCGTAAGTTCAGGGCCGCCATTAACGTCTGTCGCTCATCACTCGATAAACTTGAGTATCAACGTGCACAGTTTGACACCCAGGAACTTAGACAGCTTCAACTGATTGAAAGCGTTGTCAATCGCTATAGCCCCAGGCGTTCAGCATCAGCGCCAACGATCAGTCGAGCACCTGATCCGCTTCCACGCTCCTTACTAGGCATCTTCGACACGTTGCGTCGACAACTCAATCCTGCGGCGGAAGCGACGCTTGTGGCAGGTTTCCGACGTCGCAGGGATTCAACACTGATCTCCCTGAAGGTGCTGCTTCTGTTGATTCTTGTGCCGTTGTTAGTTCAACAGGTCAGCCGCACTTACATCATCAGCCCAGCGGTTGATCACTTCGCTCCAGATCTTCCTTTTCTGAGCTATCCAAAGCCTCAGCTCGAGGAACAGGCCGTTGAAAAACTAAGGGTCTTCAAGGCTGAAATTGAATTTGATGCTCTCCTGCGCGGTGATTCCATTCCAACTCAGGAGGAACTTCAGCAGAAACTCTCTGCTAAAGCCGAAGAATTAAAAGAAGAGGCTGATTCAGAAAGCACCCATGCAGTGAAAAACGTCTTAGCTGATCTTGCAGCAACTGTGGCATTCGTTGTTGTTTGTTTGTTCAGTCGCGAAGAGCTGAGAGTGCTGCGTGGATTCTTTGATGAAGCGGTTTACGGACTCAGTGATTCAGCCAAGGCTTTTGCCATCATTCTATTCACCGATATTTTTGTTGGGTTCCACAGTCCTGAGGGATGGACGGTTCTTTTGGATGGAATCGCCAATCACTTTGGCTTCCCAGCAAGAGAAAATTTCATCCTTCTCTTCATTGCCACGTTCCCAGTCATCCTTGCCACCATTTTCAAGTATTGGATCTTCCGTTATCTCAATCGTGTCAGTCCGTCCTCTGTTGCCACACTGCGCGGCATGAACGGAGGTGGTTAAGCCTTTAGATGGACTTGTGCTCGTCACCGGTCCAAGCCGTGGTGGCAAAAGCCGCTGGGCCGAACATCTCGTTGCTGAACACAGTCCTGTCAGTTACGTAGCGACTTCCGATGCACGACCGGATGACAGTGCATGGCAGCAGAGAATTCGCCTTCATCGTGAACGGCGACCCTCTGACTGGGAGGTGATTGAAAGTGGAGCTGATCTGTCGATGGCTCTGAACAGCATTCCCACCCATCACACCGTTTTGGTTGATGCTCTGGGAGCATTTACCGCGTGGCATCTTGAAGCGTCTCCCAATGACTGGGCGCAGCTTGAAGCAGATTTGATCAAAAGCGTTCAGGAGCGACAACGACCCGTTGTTTTGGTGATTGAGGAGACAGGCTGGGGAGTAGTGCCAGTAACAGCCATTGGCGGACGATTTCGTGATCGTCAAGGCCGGCTCGCTCAACAACTGGAAACCATCGCCTCCGCAAGTTGGCTCGTTATCCAAGGAAGGGCTCTTGATCTTCATGCCCTTGGATCTGCCGTACCCCAGGAATGACTCTGGCTTCCACACCATTGAGGGTTGCGCTGTTTGAACCCAGGATCCCCCCCAACACCGGGAGTATCGCGCGGACATGTGCAGCCTTCGGTTTACCTCTTGCCTTGATCGAGCCACTCGGTTTTTCGATTGATGACCGCCATCTCAAACGTGCTGGGCTGGATTACTGGCCTTTTGTGGATCTCTCCGTCCACAAGGATTTTGACCATTTCCTGAACAGCCTTCCTCAGCCGTCACGGTTGATTGGTTGCAGCCGTCGCGGTGGGCAGACTCTTCAGACCCTCCGTTTTCAACAGGGCGATGTTCTCTTGTTCGGACGAGAGGATCTCGGACTACCTGATCCGATCAGGGCTCAGTGCGATCAAATTGCCACCATTCCGATGCCATGCAGCGCGGCGGAGGATGGCCGTGGAGGTGTTCGCAGTCTGAACCTGTCGGTCGCCTGCGGAATCGTTAGTTATCACGCAGGATGGCAGCTTCAGTTGTGGTAATTGCAGATCTGCCACGAAAGCCCTTGCGATGTTGTGTTCCACTCGCTACTTTCAGCCGATCCCGGGTTGTGGCGGCTCCATCGGGAATGACCCTCAAGCATGCCTGAATGAAGCCCCTCTTCTTAGCTGTTACCGCGATCACTTCCAGCAGTGCGCTGTTCGCGGTTTCACAGCTTTCAGGGTATGCCGACTCCGACCACTACAGCCCACAACAGCTCCTCTCCGCTTTGCCCAACGTCAACCCTTTGATTTGGGTTGAGCTTGCAGCAGATAGCGATCTGAGTGTGATTGCCAGAGAGCTTGATCTCTCTTTAAACGAACTTTCAGAACTGAACGAACAGTCAGCTGGAGCCATTCTTAGAGAAGGTACCTGGCTGGTTCTACCTGAAGCTAGTCGTGGTGATGTTGCTGACTCATCTCGATTTGTGCCTGGATCACTGCGCACCAACGCCCCTCTCAGTTCGCCACCTACTCCTAAAGACGTCGTCGAGATCAAATCAGATCAATCCCTGTCGTCTTTCGTCAGGGACCATGGCATCACTCTTCAGCAATTGAGGGATCTAAATCCTGGAGTTCAGCTCTCCAAAATGTTGGTTACAGGTAGCAAAGTCAGGGTTGCCCAAGCGCGTCCTTTGCTG from the Synechococcus sp. UW179A genome contains:
- a CDS encoding tellurite resistance TerB family protein, which codes for MTDAEAFASIALAAVACDGTLGREEAHALRRSLEYRTPYKDRTEQEMGALFDRLLVTLREQGVNQLVTEALPALTPIQQETALAVAVQLTHADRDVSAAEQSFLNQLCDRLSLPDGRAVAVMEAITALHRDSLST
- the lptC gene encoding LPS export ABC transporter periplasmic protein LptC, which codes for MTLTHAIGRLRGGLLITLMLLSGCVSEKPASTVQSPPFVFRSLKLEQKTKQGLMDWSLNSPEARYELNRRLVRARQPVGVLYRKGKPSFRVQSDLALVVNDGEQILLEGDVRLQQLNGSKLLIQGDRLRWRPQQGILLIEQRPRATDKESRISATEAQLLQTTNDLTLKGVVKLERWSKDSDPSKPDTTLQTGLAQWNLDSGVLNAEGPVLAQRRDQEGTVLEQLQGMSLQGNTQAGDLMVMAPVVVQMPRQKGILKAQDTTWNFRTQIVRSDQPFEAELDRTRIFGKAFQAELEDNTVVINGDCRIEQPGESLDATTCRWNWETEDVLAEGNVLLKRDANDQLTRASKLAGQVGEKGRITFTAPGGKVESQVRFPSDQSEDQSPRPRKSAPVEF
- a CDS encoding cofactor assembly of complex C subunit B, giving the protein MPGSARLCLISGLLVLGLAIFNAVTAGTLTPALQRAEVLSGMASVGLMLVAVLWTRAIPRNPKAVKLEGEQGLEITAGLSESVRTELAWGSHQFLTATSAATILVNWDQTVLLRRGLITKDPFSPGDICRRSTERQALVSLVRTALYPGRQEFDAVLPGLPAVMVQPLGERGWIVLGGWSERCFTRSDERWLAGWAERLRTQLELISVVGDSDPQTDPKGI
- the pxcA gene encoding proton extrusion protein PcxA produces the protein MAGRNWLGTFGGTKSFNANSELDRGYEAALLIQSLELEYYGDRPIRPDLELSVPATVQATILRKFRAAINVCRSSLDKLEYQRAQFDTQELRQLQLIESVVNRYSPRRSASAPTISRAPDPLPRSLLGIFDTLRRQLNPAAEATLVAGFRRRRDSTLISLKVLLLLILVPLLVQQVSRTYIISPAVDHFAPDLPFLSYPKPQLEEQAVEKLRVFKAEIEFDALLRGDSIPTQEELQQKLSAKAEELKEEADSESTHAVKNVLADLAATVAFVVVCLFSREELRVLRGFFDEAVYGLSDSAKAFAIILFTDIFVGFHSPEGWTVLLDGIANHFGFPARENFILLFIATFPVILATIFKYWIFRYLNRVSPSSVATLRGMNGGG
- the cobU gene encoding bifunctional adenosylcobinamide kinase/adenosylcobinamide-phosphate guanylyltransferase, yielding MVKPLDGLVLVTGPSRGGKSRWAEHLVAEHSPVSYVATSDARPDDSAWQQRIRLHRERRPSDWEVIESGADLSMALNSIPTHHTVLVDALGAFTAWHLEASPNDWAQLEADLIKSVQERQRPVVLVIEETGWGVVPVTAIGGRFRDRQGRLAQQLETIASASWLVIQGRALDLHALGSAVPQE
- a CDS encoding FAD-dependent oxidoreductase translates to MTVSIDSVDVLVWGGGTGGTAAAIQAARGGASTLLLTPGAWLGGMVSAAGVCCPDGNELSPWQTGLWGAFLHELEQREPEGLDHNWVSCFGYRPQTAESILQNWLHQEPRLLWWPGCQLLSVERAGSLITGLRIEVDGEIRRVTCRVAIDGSDRGDLLPLANAPFRFGWEPKEQWQEPSAPSRQRLTTDPFFRHQPVQSPTWVVMGQLQSDQLPNPQRQGDHPIGSQLPDPFYGASDTFGLEKTITYGRLPSGLVMLNWPLHGNDWHRGLERAFLTDPDQEAALFSEMQQHSLCFADELRKATDGWLQLGEAFPSSAESRAPWLAAMPYWREGRRVVGRTTVIEQDLLPLAEGVCILGPPVNDSAILQSIAVGNYANDHHYPGDDWPLAPKSCRWGGRWTGTPFCIPFGALLSDAVDNLLIADKAFSTSHMANGATRLQPLILNVGQAAGAASALAVESNRQPSELSVRSVQNRLIGDAMAPSAVVPLWDTPWHHSQWFERQVSALDQKPLTAAHPETLDSGRTLRATVSPDNEGGYRIQCEASEPCQLITLEPAVNDRLQAIDRPTSVELQGSHNPWGGWFRTSSLR
- a CDS encoding ribonuclease catalytic domain-containing protein, which produces MLAVQGSKRRLSVGFRGKEQVVPARTIDLIHPLSGDLDPSARLGVFPWTFNQQDLNQSSPNCRDWGEAWVLILESSETVDLAEFAELACGSDAAVHKAACWLALHADQDFFRWKQGAVQARPASEIRSRRAERRMQIKAERRSKRWIQVLKSRQPVVFNSLDPLHQSWIKCMQELVGEGVEEGRLDAQLLQSLKTARVEANARELRHLLIQLGQWDEHQPASIAGTPWSSGFSENLLLEARQLVEHSDETFPGDENRLDLTTQACVTIDDVETSDIDDAIALERRRDGSERLWIHIADPGRLIPEGSPLDLEARRRGSSLYLSRGNLPMFPAELSTGPFSLRAGQRNPAWSTWVDLDKYGDISDFGILRSWVTPRYRLTYDDADELIDFAPPEEADLSDLHQLLERRRRWRTDQGALQMDLPEGRIRCRDGELSVQVTEPGAARTMVAEAMILAGAVAARFGSTHNLALPYRSQLPAELPSSMELEQLPDGAVRFAAIKRCLSRGLMGTQPSPHFSLGLSAYAQATSPIRRYGDLVVQRQIAAVINSQIPRSMESMQELIDSFDSAVREGLTIAREDQRHWQQVWFEHHQNHQWPVDFLRWLRPQDRLGLVRLDDLAMDVAAECPAGSLPGDALVLQVEQVDSQCDQLRLLALSR
- a CDS encoding methionine--tRNA ligase, whose protein sequence is MTYSLTTPLYYVNAKPHLGSTYTTIACDALARFQRLEGHQVLFVTGVDEHGQKIQRTAEARNISPQDHCDLISREYIDLWSRWEISNDRFVRTTSERHLPLVQEFFHRCEASGHIRSGHQEGWYCVDCEEFKDDPADAESPCCPTHRKPLEWRDEENLFFCLSKFQKPIESLISTPGFIAPASRRKEVENFVAGGLRDFSISRVNVSHGLPVPGHTGHTFYVWFDALLGYLTALLDDGGSVDLDRLGSAGWPVSVHVIGKDILRFHAVYWPAMLMSAGLPLPKSVFGHGFLTREGQKMGKSLGNVLDPELLLQRCGTDAVRWYLLRDIQFGDDGDFQQQRFVDLVNNDLANTIGNLLNRTSSMSRKWFENALPPVAETVRDDHALRSKAELTIQQVRTSMPELNFQKAAEAVLQLAIDTNGFLNEQAPWSQMKQPGQEVQVGEDLYAVLECSRIVGILLQPIVPDLSERILAQLGLCSISGSWNDHLNWGRLVPGSPLPKPEPVMQRLELESPL
- a CDS encoding tRNA (cytidine(34)-2'-O)-methyltransferase, which encodes MTLASTPLRVALFEPRIPPNTGSIARTCAAFGLPLALIEPLGFSIDDRHLKRAGLDYWPFVDLSVHKDFDHFLNSLPQPSRLIGCSRRGGQTLQTLRFQQGDVLLFGREDLGLPDPIRAQCDQIATIPMPCSAAEDGRGGVRSLNLSVACGIVSYHAGWQLQLW
- the psb32 gene encoding photosystem II repair protein Psb32, which translates into the protein MPMTMKRLNHLVGGILSAVFCLLLAVPAALAVSAQDFPPALPDEVVLDSADVLSRASRNEISTRLQELNQFHVDARLVTLRRLDYGLSLSGFGDELLDRWGQESNLTDHPLLIFLEETQSKQATVVAAKELLEQLPESLLRSTGRTTMSQPLRDGDRFRQATLDGVSRIEIVLNGGEDPGPPVQLERTSLPSNIPTAEETEDSNAFTWVVVLLVVGTIVPMATWWIFSS